CCTCCACGGTAAAAATCCAGCAGGAAAAACGGATCAAGTTCACAGACCCCGAACTATTTGAGACTCCATTCGTCTTCATGAACGGGCATAACGATTTTATTTTCACGGATGAAGAACTGGAGGCGCTGCGCAAATACCTGGCGCATGGCGGCTTCTTCTTTGCGTCCGGCTGCTGCACCAACCCCAACTTTCCCAAGGCTTGGCGCCGGGAACTGGCGCGGATTTTTGCCGGTGAAAAGGTGCGGACGCTGACGTACGACCACCTGATCTACCGTTCCTTTTACCAAATTGACCGGGTACCCTGCCTGCATGAGGCACGCGAGATCAAGCTGGAAGGGCTGTTTTATCAGGGCAATCTGGTGGCGGTGATGTGCGAGGACGGCCTCTGCTGCGCCTTCAGCATGAACAACTCCTGCAATCGTGGCAAAGGGGTCAGCCCCGAGGACGGCAAAAAACTGGCGCTCAACATCGCAGTATATGCGCTAACGCATTAAAAAAGGAAGGGGGCCTCCCGGCCCCCAGTTCGGTTTCGTAGAAACTTCAGCTTGCGCTGAAGGTGAACCAAAGAGCTGCTAAAGTGCAGTCGGTTCCGGTAATTGTCAAGGGCCAGATGAAACAATGTTTACCTGAAAAAATAGCCAATACCGGTCAATACCAGCGCGGTGTACCCGCCCGCCAGCACGTCATCCACCGTCACACCCCAACCACCGGGCAGGGATTGGCTTTGCCACACCGGAAATGGCTTGAGGATGTCGAACAGCCGGAACAAGCCAAACGCCAGGGCCACCGCCAGCCAGTCTGATCTTTGGAACACTGCCGGTGAACACAGCACGCCTTGGGAACATCCATGGTGCCACGCCAGCGGAAGGAGACAGACCGGTAAGGCAATGATTTCATCCATCACCACCGATGGCGGGTCTTTCTGGTTCAACCGCTTTTCCGCCCACCCGCAAATCCACACGCTAAAAAAAATGCCGGCAATGGTTGCCGTCAGGTAAATCCACCAACTGGAAAATGCAAAGAGGAGCAACGTCCAGCCAACGCCCACCATGGCCCCAAACGTTCCCGGCGCTTTGGGCAGGCGTCCGGCGCCAAAACCCTGGGCAATCCACAGAAGAACGGCCTGTCCCCCGGAAGCGTTCAGGAGCAACGGTTGAACGGCTACGTTTTGTTGATCTTCAATTGCAGGCGGTTTTGCCAACTCCGCTCCCCGCTGCATTCTAATCTTCCGCAGGAGCCAATGGGAATTAGGAGTCATAAGTCCCGTTTTTCAGCTTTTGATTTTCGGACTTTGGGTTTACGCAATTCGACTCACACGTCGTTCAAGTACACTTCCCGGTTGCGCCACAAATACAGGGCGCCAGAGATAATGGTTAGCGCCACCGCCACCCATTTGCTGGCTTCGGTGAACCAAGCGAGCCACGGCCCACCGCCAAACAGGTTATAACCAAAAATGGCCTGGCCGGTCGCGCCCCATTGCGGATAACTCAACAAAAACAGGATCGAAATAATACATACGATTTGGGAAATCGTCTTATGTTTTCCAAATCCCTCAGCGGCCAAAATGATATTTTTTGAAGCGGCCAGAGTGCGCAAGCCGGTGATGGAAAGTTCCCGGGCCACGATCACCACCACCATCCACGCTGGCATCTGATCGAGATCCACGAAGGTGATGAAAGCCGAGCAGGTCAGCAATTTGTCCGCCAGCGGGTCCATCAACTTGCCAAAATTGGTGATGAGCTTGTATTTGCGGGCAATACGGCCATCCAGATGGTCCGTGATACCGCCCAAACAGAATAACACCAGCCCCACCGTTTGATGACCGGGAAAACGCGCAAACATGACCATGAGAAATATCACGGTAATCACGAGGCGCGAGACGGTCAATTTATTCGGTAAATTCATGCTGGTTGTGCAATTAAATCATAATCCGTGTGCCCGATGATTTTCACCCGGGCAAACTCACCGGCAGGCAGCTTAGCACGTACATATATGCGTCCGTCAATATCAGGCGCATCGGCCTCGCCGCGCGCCACGGCATAATGTCCCCGCAACGCGGCCACCCCGCCATCGCTTTCGCGAATCAAACCGTGCTCCCAGGAACTCACGTTGGCCTGCTTTAATTCTTGCGCGCCAGCCTCCCCCTCCACCAGCACCTTGAGAACACGTCCGACCTGGGCGGCGGCCACCTGCCGGGCAACCTGATGCTGTTCCGCCATGGCCAGTTCGCGCCGCCGTTGCCGGATTTTATCGGGAATTTGCCCCGCCATCTGGCCGGCCCGCGTGCCTGCTTCGCGCGAATACGCAAAAACTCCCAATCGTTCAAACCGGGTCACTCGGATAAATTCGAGCAGCGCATTGAAATATGCGTCCGTTTCGCCCGGGAAGCCAACAATGAACGTCGTCCGAATCGCAATGCCGGGGATGCCAGCGCGAATTTTGGCGAGCAGGTCCACAA
The genomic region above belongs to Verrucomicrobiota bacterium and contains:
- the pgsA gene encoding CDP-diacylglycerol--glycerol-3-phosphate 3-phosphatidyltransferase gives rise to the protein MNLPNKLTVSRLVITVIFLMVMFARFPGHQTVGLVLFCLGGITDHLDGRIARKYKLITNFGKLMDPLADKLLTCSAFITFVDLDQMPAWMVVVIVARELSITGLRTLAASKNIILAAEGFGKHKTISQIVCIISILFLLSYPQWGATGQAIFGYNLFGGGPWLAWFTEASKWVAVALTIISGALYLWRNREVYLNDV
- a CDS encoding phosphatidylglycerophosphatase A, with the protein product MTPNSHWLLRKIRMQRGAELAKPPAIEDQQNVAVQPLLLNASGGQAVLLWIAQGFGAGRLPKAPGTFGAMVGVGWTLLLFAFSSWWIYLTATIAGIFFSVWICGWAEKRLNQKDPPSVVMDEIIALPVCLLPLAWHHGCSQGVLCSPAVFQRSDWLAVALAFGLFRLFDILKPFPVWQSQSLPGGWGVTVDDVLAGGYTALVLTGIGYFFR
- a CDS encoding DUF4159 domain-containing protein, with the protein product MNQNPKSEIRNLNYWVCLLLLWGSIASSWAAVPPEVVDPQATFFMGRIKYGKNEGNDCANVGRELMQLISQTSTVKIQQEKRIKFTDPELFETPFVFMNGHNDFIFTDEELEALRKYLAHGGFFFASGCCTNPNFPKAWRRELARIFAGEKVRTLTYDHLIYRSFYQIDRVPCLHEAREIKLEGLFYQGNLVAVMCEDGLCCAFSMNNSCNRGKGVSPEDGKKLALNIAVYALTH